The following coding sequences are from one Lipingzhangella halophila window:
- a CDS encoding DUF3027 domain-containing protein gives MDLARAAAVEIARPEWVGEHLSTKVEAERLVTHLFECRQAAYRGWHYAVTVVRAARAKAVTVNEVTLLPGPDAVLAPEWVPWKERLRPGDLGVGDLMPSSAEDDRLKPGYAQVPESELADEGVDQQMVWELGLGRARVLSEVGRQAAAERWYNSDSGPYSAIAKAAPATCATCGFLTPLAGEFRQMFGVCANEYAPDDGRVVSLDHGCGAHSEAAQPAAQPDPIAPVIDELGYDHIVFDDTTELELVSSES, from the coding sequence GTGGACCTCGCCCGCGCCGCAGCCGTCGAAATCGCACGTCCGGAGTGGGTTGGCGAACACCTTTCCACGAAGGTCGAGGCCGAGCGTCTGGTCACCCATCTCTTCGAGTGCCGGCAAGCCGCCTATCGCGGATGGCACTACGCCGTCACGGTCGTCCGCGCGGCGCGCGCCAAGGCTGTCACCGTCAACGAGGTCACGTTGCTCCCCGGGCCCGATGCTGTGCTCGCCCCGGAGTGGGTGCCGTGGAAGGAGCGCCTGCGTCCAGGGGACCTTGGAGTCGGCGACCTCATGCCCAGCTCCGCGGAGGACGACCGCCTGAAGCCCGGGTACGCGCAAGTGCCCGAGAGCGAATTGGCGGACGAGGGCGTCGACCAGCAGATGGTCTGGGAGCTGGGTCTCGGCCGGGCCCGCGTGCTCTCGGAGGTGGGGCGCCAGGCCGCCGCCGAGCGCTGGTACAACAGCGACTCCGGCCCCTACAGCGCCATCGCGAAGGCGGCGCCCGCGACCTGCGCGACCTGTGGTTTCCTCACTCCTCTGGCCGGAGAGTTCCGCCAGATGTTCGGGGTGTGCGCAAACGAGTACGCGCCCGACGACGGCCGGGTCGTCTCGCTCGACCACGGGTGCGGCGCGCACTCCGAGGCGGCCCAGCCCGCCGCGCAGCCCGATCCGATCGCCCCCGTCATCGACGAGCTGGGCTACGACCACATCGTCTTCGACGACACCACCGAACTGGAGCTGGTCTCCTCCGAAAGCTGA
- a CDS encoding sacsin N-terminal ATP-binding-like domain-containing protein, producing the protein MDPTQADPFDTAELRRRVLDGWADAPARFREDANAEEDYALGGYRDRVVVELAQNAADAARRAGTPGRLHLTLDGNVFTAGNTGAPLAASGVESLATLRASAKRDDGAPGSTGRFGVGFSAVAAVSDNVTIASHDGAVHFDLDRARTAVSEELLESGRARPELADEIRRRDGNVPLLRLPFSAAGDPLGDYDTVVTLVLRDDEARARLGALLDETSEALLLALPDLAEVRITTERGERVLTRDLGNGSDDTVTRVSDSTGELATRWRTVSRSGRFDPALLADRPTEERTRLDWALTWAVPVTTSGGLAGLPDNVARVVHAPTPSDAELDIPALLIGTFPLSPDRREVAPGPATETLIAAAADSYCELLCQLDARAALDLVPVTTIGRGEFDGRFRGAVAKPLLDTPFLVTEKGEPVRPRDAVAVEGGPSVAAVVADVLPTVLPGAWDPHHTGLTRLRLRRVGLAELADLLADLDREPGWWAGLYAALGEAGQRGADLDELGALPVPLADGRLVRGPRSLLVPVGAAIGDGTVALDALDALGLRIVHPQAADPLLMRLGAVEANASAALTDPLTKAAVENSISSDDPDEVAAPVLDLVAASGTTIADAPWLTGLALRDSEGGYSVAGDLLLPDSPLMGILSDDAPFGVVAADLVERYGAETLEAVGVLWSFLLVRANDVTLDAGLAESLEQLDAVDEWAEEVMDRLGEPELPPVIPELVAVADLEFVRDDRWPQALELLAGARLRAAVVEPARVLHDGQVSDVPSYTAWWLRTGAKLNGRHPTELRTGDAAAALAGLYDEAPAGTDSELARAVGVRTSLDALLTEPDGPDDLLDRLADPGRHVERAALREIWTALARVDADRAEPPERVRAVRGGSIVVADAEETVVVDAPDLLPLLADRPVVLVPARHSAQVADVLDLALASEEVEGRITSQGDVRPVPEEVRVVLADPALTYVHHEELTVDGVNAEWRYDGSSLHAATTDGLARALCWASDQWSHRHLVSAVLRDPRPATLSALLAETDFD; encoded by the coding sequence ATGGACCCGACACAGGCCGACCCGTTCGACACCGCTGAGCTTCGGCGGCGGGTCCTCGACGGATGGGCGGACGCCCCGGCGCGGTTCCGGGAGGACGCCAACGCCGAGGAGGACTACGCACTCGGCGGCTACCGCGACCGCGTCGTCGTCGAGCTCGCGCAGAACGCCGCGGACGCCGCGCGGCGCGCCGGGACTCCCGGACGGTTGCACCTCACGCTGGACGGCAATGTGTTCACCGCCGGCAACACTGGCGCCCCGCTGGCCGCGAGTGGTGTGGAGTCCCTGGCCACCCTGCGCGCCTCGGCGAAACGCGACGACGGCGCGCCGGGCTCGACCGGCCGGTTCGGCGTCGGGTTCTCGGCCGTGGCCGCGGTCAGCGACAACGTCACCATCGCCTCACACGATGGCGCCGTGCACTTCGACCTCGACCGGGCGCGCACCGCGGTCAGCGAGGAGTTGCTGGAGTCCGGCCGCGCACGCCCCGAGCTCGCCGACGAGATCCGGCGGCGCGATGGCAACGTGCCGCTGCTCCGGCTGCCCTTCAGCGCCGCAGGGGACCCACTGGGCGACTATGACACCGTGGTCACGCTGGTGCTGCGCGACGACGAGGCCCGTGCCCGGCTCGGTGCGCTACTCGACGAGACCAGCGAGGCGCTCCTGCTGGCACTTCCGGATCTCGCTGAAGTCCGGATCACGACGGAGCGCGGCGAGCGCGTGCTCACCCGCGACCTTGGGAACGGCTCCGATGACACCGTCACCCGGGTCAGCGACTCCACGGGCGAGCTGGCCACCCGGTGGCGCACGGTCAGCCGATCGGGGCGGTTCGACCCCGCGCTGCTCGCCGATCGCCCAACGGAGGAACGCACGCGCCTGGACTGGGCGCTCACCTGGGCCGTCCCGGTGACCACCAGCGGCGGGCTGGCCGGGCTCCCCGACAACGTGGCCCGGGTCGTGCACGCACCCACGCCCAGCGATGCTGAGCTCGACATCCCCGCGCTGCTCATCGGGACGTTCCCGTTGAGCCCTGACCGCAGGGAGGTCGCCCCCGGCCCCGCGACCGAGACCCTCATCGCCGCGGCGGCCGACTCCTACTGCGAGCTGCTCTGCCAGCTCGACGCCCGCGCCGCGCTGGACCTGGTTCCCGTCACCACCATCGGGCGCGGGGAGTTCGACGGCCGGTTCCGCGGCGCGGTCGCCAAGCCGCTGCTCGACACCCCGTTTCTCGTGACCGAGAAGGGCGAGCCGGTCCGCCCGCGCGACGCTGTCGCGGTCGAGGGCGGCCCCAGTGTCGCGGCGGTCGTGGCCGACGTGCTGCCCACGGTGCTTCCGGGCGCGTGGGACCCGCACCACACCGGTCTCACCCGGTTGCGCCTGCGCCGTGTCGGGTTGGCCGAGCTGGCCGATCTGCTCGCCGATCTCGACCGGGAACCGGGCTGGTGGGCGGGGTTGTACGCGGCACTCGGTGAGGCCGGCCAGCGCGGCGCCGACCTCGACGAGCTGGGCGCGCTTCCGGTGCCGCTGGCCGACGGGCGGCTCGTCCGCGGGCCCCGATCGCTGCTCGTCCCGGTCGGAGCGGCCATCGGTGACGGCACTGTCGCACTGGACGCGCTGGACGCGCTCGGCCTGCGGATCGTCCATCCGCAGGCTGCCGACCCGTTGCTGATGCGTCTTGGCGCCGTCGAGGCGAACGCGAGCGCTGCCCTCACCGATCCGCTCACCAAGGCGGCCGTGGAGAACTCGATCAGCTCCGACGACCCCGACGAGGTCGCCGCCCCGGTCCTGGACCTCGTCGCGGCCTCTGGCACCACCATCGCCGACGCGCCATGGCTGACCGGGCTCGCGCTCCGGGACTCCGAAGGCGGGTACTCGGTGGCGGGGGACCTGCTGCTGCCGGACAGTCCGCTGATGGGCATCCTCTCCGACGACGCCCCCTTCGGGGTCGTCGCGGCCGACCTTGTGGAGCGCTACGGCGCCGAGACCCTCGAAGCGGTCGGCGTGCTCTGGTCCTTCTTGCTGGTCCGGGCGAACGACGTCACGCTCGACGCGGGCCTGGCCGAGAGCCTGGAGCAGCTCGACGCGGTGGACGAGTGGGCCGAGGAGGTCATGGATCGGCTTGGCGAGCCCGAGCTGCCGCCGGTGATCCCCGAGCTGGTGGCCGTCGCCGACCTGGAGTTCGTCCGGGATGACCGCTGGCCGCAGGCACTGGAACTGCTCGCGGGCGCGCGGCTGCGCGCGGCGGTGGTCGAGCCCGCCCGCGTACTGCACGACGGCCAGGTCAGCGATGTGCCCTCATACACGGCCTGGTGGCTGCGCACCGGAGCGAAGCTGAACGGCCGGCACCCGACCGAGCTGCGCACCGGCGACGCCGCCGCGGCGCTCGCCGGGCTGTACGACGAGGCTCCGGCCGGCACCGACAGCGAGCTCGCGCGGGCAGTGGGGGTGCGCACCTCGCTCGACGCGCTGCTTACCGAGCCTGACGGCCCCGATGACCTGCTGGACCGGCTCGCCGATCCTGGTCGGCACGTCGAGCGCGCGGCGCTGCGCGAGATCTGGACCGCGCTCGCCCGGGTCGACGCCGACCGGGCGGAGCCGCCCGAGCGTGTGCGGGCGGTGCGCGGTGGCTCGATCGTGGTCGCCGACGCCGAGGAGACCGTCGTCGTCGACGCGCCCGACCTTCTTCCGCTGCTCGCGGACCGACCGGTGGTGCTGGTCCCGGCGCGGCACTCCGCGCAGGTGGCCGACGTCCTCGACCTGGCGCTGGCGAGTGAGGAGGTCGAAGGGCGCATCACTTCCCAGGGCGACGTCCGGCCGGTTCCCGAGGAGGTGCGCGTCGTGCTCGCCGACCCGGCGCTCACCTACGTGCACCACGAGGAGCTGACCGTCGACGGCGTCAACGCGGAATGGCGCTACGACGGCTCGTCCCTGCACGCCGCGACCACCGATGGTCTCGCCCGTGCGCTGTGCTGGGCGTCTGACCAGTGGTCGCACCGGCACCTGGTGTCCGCGGTGCTCCGCGACCCGCGGCCGGCGACACTGTCCGCCCTGCTCGCCGAGACCGACTTCGACTGA
- the serC gene encoding phosphoserine transaminase — MLPSDGRFGCGPSKVRPEQLNSLASSGATYFGTSHRQKPVKSLVERVRSGVAQLFSLPEGYEVVVGNGGTTAFWDIAAHGLIRGKAQHLTFGEFSSKFAKVTKGAPWLDEPTVIESEPGTHGTPRPEDDVDAYALTHNETSTGVAAPIRGVPGAAADSLVLVDATSGAGGLPVDIAETDVYYFAPQKCFAADGGLWVAIMSPKALERANEIAGSGRYIPEFFSLPTAVDNSRKEQTYNTPAIGTLLLLAEQVEWMNERGGLDWAVSRTAESSAILYTWAEKSAHAAPFVTDPEQRSQVVGTIDFSDDVDAAAIAATLRANGVVDTEPYRKLGRNQLRVGMFPAIEPTDVQALTECIDHVVGKLA; from the coding sequence ATGCTGCCCAGTGACGGCCGCTTCGGCTGCGGCCCGTCCAAGGTCCGTCCCGAGCAACTGAACAGCCTGGCCTCCTCCGGAGCCACGTACTTTGGCACCTCGCACCGCCAGAAGCCCGTCAAGTCGCTGGTGGAGCGCGTCCGTTCCGGGGTGGCGCAGCTCTTCTCGCTGCCTGAGGGCTACGAGGTTGTCGTCGGCAACGGCGGGACCACCGCGTTCTGGGACATCGCTGCCCACGGCCTGATCCGCGGCAAGGCCCAGCACCTGACGTTCGGTGAGTTCTCCTCGAAGTTCGCGAAGGTCACCAAGGGTGCGCCCTGGCTGGACGAGCCGACCGTGATCGAGAGCGAGCCCGGGACACACGGTACGCCCCGTCCCGAGGACGACGTGGACGCCTACGCGCTCACGCACAACGAGACCTCGACCGGCGTGGCCGCCCCGATCCGGGGGGTGCCCGGCGCCGCCGCCGACTCCCTGGTGCTGGTCGACGCCACCAGCGGTGCGGGCGGCCTGCCCGTGGACATCGCCGAGACCGACGTCTACTACTTCGCCCCGCAGAAGTGCTTCGCCGCCGACGGCGGCCTGTGGGTGGCGATCATGTCCCCCAAGGCACTGGAGCGCGCCAACGAGATCGCCGGGAGCGGACGCTACATCCCGGAGTTCTTCTCGCTGCCGACCGCGGTGGACAACTCCCGCAAGGAGCAGACGTACAACACGCCGGCCATCGGCACTCTGCTGCTGCTCGCCGAGCAGGTGGAGTGGATGAACGAGCGTGGCGGCCTCGACTGGGCGGTCAGCCGCACCGCCGAGTCCTCCGCCATCCTCTACACCTGGGCGGAGAAGTCCGCGCACGCCGCCCCGTTCGTTACCGATCCCGAGCAGCGCTCGCAGGTCGTCGGCACGATCGACTTCTCCGACGATGTGGATGCCGCCGCGATCGCCGCGACCCTGCGGGCCAACGGCGTCGTCGACACCGAGCCCTACCGCAAGCTGGGCCGCAACCAGCTGCGCGTCGGCATGTTCCCGGCCATCGAACCGACCGACGTGCAGGCGCTCACCGAGTGCATCGACCACGTGGTGGGCAAGCTGGCCTGA
- a CDS encoding helicase-associated domain-containing protein produces MTEDAEAARTGRPATFTSWLRGLTSAELASLFAARPDLISPVPADLGALAARCTARPAVLRVLDQLDQFSLRVLEGVVAHDRLAVPRAGRSQDRAEPAGAEYHQLAAGLGEPGAALDGALARLRQLALVWDDGERLRPVSVLRDILTQPAGLGPPLRTLLGGLDVAHLNQLARVLDLPAGFGPTDHPVDRIAEALSAPERISALLDAAGPDAHAVLDRLVWGPPNGTVSGATRAVDVETADSPVEQLLARGLLLPSDDSTVTLPREIGLHLRGGQFFQDVEALPPALTGTERAPAAVSRDAAGQAFTALRSVAALLENWADDPPSVLRNGGLGVRDLRRTAQALDLDEPTAALLVETACAAGLLGTDEGIAGVWLPTAGYDVWLERPPETRWLELAEAWLRSPRVANLVGSKDERGRPRNVLGEGLDRRAAPEVRLDVLNALARAPEGVRPTPESLADHLRWQRPRRQGSGYSALVEAALHEAGALGLTGRGALAPHTRALLEELGDEETPLAERASSKAGSLLSAEMPQPLDHILIQGDLTAVAPGPLVPELARELALAADVESTGGATVYRFSAASIRRAMDAGRGAADLTELLERHSRTPLPQPLRYLIADVGRTHGRLRVGTASSYLRCDEPAILDELVNDRRGTDLALTRLAPTVVASRSTRPVLLERLSDLGYNPVPEATDGSVQLSRPGPRRASAATPAAELTEPAPLGPELRMAAVRAVRAGDEAATAARHPVPAPEGEPPASPAAATLSALTSAVREGKRVWIGYLDTDGRASSRIVEPATVEGGYLTAYDATRAAVQRFAVHRITGVADLS; encoded by the coding sequence ATGACCGAGGACGCAGAAGCGGCACGCACCGGCAGGCCGGCCACGTTCACGTCATGGCTGCGCGGACTCACCAGTGCCGAGCTCGCCTCGCTGTTCGCCGCGCGCCCGGACCTGATCTCGCCGGTTCCCGCTGACCTCGGCGCCCTTGCGGCACGCTGTACCGCGCGGCCGGCTGTGCTACGCGTCTTGGACCAGCTCGACCAGTTCAGCCTGCGGGTCCTCGAAGGGGTGGTCGCGCACGACCGCCTTGCGGTGCCGCGCGCCGGCCGGTCCCAGGACCGGGCCGAGCCCGCCGGTGCGGAGTACCACCAGCTCGCCGCCGGGCTCGGGGAACCGGGCGCGGCGCTCGACGGCGCCCTCGCGCGGCTCCGCCAACTGGCCCTGGTGTGGGACGACGGCGAGCGCCTGCGCCCGGTGAGCGTGCTGCGGGACATCCTGACCCAGCCGGCGGGTCTCGGACCGCCGTTGCGGACCCTGCTCGGTGGGCTCGACGTGGCGCATCTCAACCAGCTCGCCCGCGTCCTCGACCTACCGGCCGGGTTCGGCCCGACCGACCACCCGGTCGACCGGATCGCCGAGGCCCTCAGCGCGCCCGAACGCATCAGTGCCCTCCTGGACGCGGCCGGCCCCGACGCGCACGCGGTCCTCGACCGGCTCGTGTGGGGGCCGCCGAACGGAACCGTCTCCGGCGCCACACGCGCCGTGGACGTCGAGACCGCCGATTCCCCTGTGGAGCAGCTCCTCGCCCGCGGGCTGCTGCTTCCCAGCGACGACAGCACGGTCACGCTTCCCCGGGAGATCGGGCTGCACCTGCGCGGCGGCCAGTTCTTCCAGGACGTCGAGGCGCTGCCGCCGGCCCTCACGGGGACAGAGCGCGCGCCCGCCGCGGTCTCCCGGGACGCCGCGGGACAGGCGTTCACGGCCCTCCGCTCGGTCGCCGCGCTACTGGAGAACTGGGCCGACGACCCGCCAAGCGTGCTGCGCAACGGCGGCCTGGGCGTGCGCGACCTGCGCCGCACCGCTCAGGCGCTCGACCTCGACGAGCCCACAGCCGCGCTGCTGGTCGAGACGGCGTGTGCCGCCGGCCTGCTCGGCACCGACGAGGGCATCGCGGGCGTGTGGCTGCCCACGGCCGGTTACGACGTCTGGCTGGAGCGCCCGCCCGAGACGCGCTGGCTTGAGCTGGCCGAAGCGTGGCTGCGCTCCCCACGGGTGGCCAATCTGGTCGGTTCCAAGGACGAACGCGGCCGGCCCCGCAACGTGCTGGGCGAAGGGCTCGACCGGCGCGCGGCACCCGAGGTCCGGCTGGACGTGCTGAACGCGCTCGCCAGGGCACCCGAGGGGGTGCGGCCCACCCCCGAGTCTCTCGCCGACCACCTCCGATGGCAGCGGCCCCGCCGCCAGGGCTCCGGCTACTCCGCTCTGGTGGAGGCCGCCCTACACGAGGCGGGCGCGCTCGGCCTCACCGGCCGCGGGGCCCTCGCCCCACACACCCGCGCGCTGCTGGAGGAGCTCGGCGACGAAGAAACCCCGCTCGCCGAACGCGCGAGCTCCAAGGCGGGATCGCTCCTCTCCGCGGAGATGCCGCAGCCCCTGGACCACATCCTGATCCAGGGCGACCTCACCGCCGTGGCCCCGGGTCCCCTGGTTCCCGAGCTCGCCCGCGAGCTCGCACTCGCCGCCGATGTGGAGTCCACCGGCGGAGCCACCGTCTACCGTTTCAGCGCCGCGTCCATCCGCCGCGCCATGGACGCCGGCCGGGGCGCGGCGGACCTCACCGAGCTGCTGGAACGCCATTCCCGAACTCCGCTGCCGCAGCCACTGCGGTACCTGATCGCCGACGTCGGGCGCACGCACGGGCGGCTGCGCGTCGGAACCGCCTCCAGCTACCTGCGCTGCGACGAACCCGCCATTCTGGACGAGCTGGTCAATGACCGGCGGGGCACCGACCTCGCGCTGACCCGCCTCGCGCCCACGGTGGTCGCCAGCCGCAGCACCCGCCCGGTGCTGCTGGAGCGCCTCAGTGACCTCGGGTACAACCCGGTCCCCGAGGCCACCGACGGATCAGTCCAGCTCAGCCGGCCGGGGCCGCGGAGAGCGAGCGCTGCCACGCCAGCGGCCGAGCTCACCGAACCCGCACCCCTCGGACCGGAGCTCCGCATGGCCGCCGTCCGCGCGGTGCGCGCGGGCGACGAGGCCGCCACAGCCGCCCGCCACCCCGTCCCGGCGCCCGAGGGCGAGCCCCCGGCCTCACCGGCCGCGGCGACACTGTCGGCCCTCACCTCGGCCGTGCGGGAGGGAAAGCGGGTCTGGATCGGCTACCTGGACACCGACGGGCGCGCGAGCAGCCGCATCGTGGAACCGGCCACGGTCGAGGGCGGCTACCTCACGGCCTACGACGCGACCCGGGCGGCGGTCCAACGCTTCGCCGTGCACCGGATTACCGGTGTGGCGGACCTGTCCTGA
- a CDS encoding HAAS signaling domain-containing protein: MTPRAEQVVLDYLSEVGQATYGYLTARQRAVYLTELRARIDEACGDSTEAEQVRRVLEDFGTPEDLVARECAEDSADRERDGDGDAEENGNGAASRKVNREPPPWRDGPEPGAAPRHADREPPPWRGGPDRGLFGGAGRTAVRDRAGDTPRGAVVALAAAARQYPPEMFAIGVYLVSGLVGQVALVWVVGAVLVILSDVWTRRDKRVAVAVPLAVTVISMTFWSGEAPYIDQIILMSLMETGVVGLRAAALGCVIYLLVRITRIKRATDI; encoded by the coding sequence ATGACGCCGCGGGCTGAGCAAGTGGTGCTGGACTACCTGAGTGAGGTGGGCCAGGCCACGTACGGGTACCTGACAGCGCGGCAGCGCGCCGTGTACCTCACCGAGCTGCGCGCGCGGATCGATGAGGCGTGCGGCGACAGTACCGAAGCCGAGCAGGTCCGCCGGGTGCTGGAAGACTTCGGCACGCCCGAAGACCTCGTCGCCCGAGAGTGCGCGGAGGATTCCGCCGACAGGGAGAGGGACGGGGACGGGGACGCTGAGGAGAACGGCAACGGTGCCGCTTCGCGGAAAGTGAATCGGGAGCCGCCCCCGTGGCGGGATGGGCCCGAGCCCGGTGCCGCGCCGCGGCACGCGGACCGGGAGCCGCCCCCGTGGCGGGGCGGGCCCGACCGCGGCCTGTTCGGTGGCGCGGGACGGACCGCGGTCCGCGACCGGGCGGGCGACACTCCCCGCGGAGCCGTCGTGGCACTGGCGGCGGCGGCACGGCAGTACCCACCGGAGATGTTCGCCATCGGCGTCTACCTGGTCAGTGGTCTGGTTGGGCAGGTGGCCCTGGTGTGGGTCGTCGGTGCGGTGCTGGTGATCTTGAGTGACGTGTGGACCCGGCGGGACAAGCGCGTGGCCGTCGCCGTTCCGTTGGCGGTCACGGTTATCTCAATGACGTTCTGGTCAGGTGAGGCGCCCTACATTGACCAGATCATCCTGATGTCACTGATGGAAACCGGAGTGGTCGGGCTGCGCGCGGCGGCGCTGGGATGTGTCATCTACCTTCTCGTGCGGATAACGCGGATCAAGCGCGCCACTGACATCTGA
- a CDS encoding cold-shock protein yields the protein MPTGKVKWYDSDKGFGFLTRDDGGEVFVHSSALPTGTTSLRAGQRVEFGVVEGRKGAQALQLKVLDTQHSVSKAMRKKPDEMVVIVEDLMKLLDGISATYRRGKHPDRREAAKIAQLLRVVADDLDA from the coding sequence GTGCCCACCGGCAAGGTCAAGTGGTACGACAGCGATAAGGGATTCGGCTTCCTTACCCGGGATGACGGCGGCGAGGTCTTCGTCCATTCCTCGGCGCTGCCCACGGGAACGACGTCGCTGCGCGCGGGGCAGCGAGTGGAGTTCGGCGTCGTCGAGGGCAGGAAGGGCGCTCAGGCGCTGCAGCTCAAGGTGCTCGACACCCAGCACTCGGTGTCCAAGGCCATGCGCAAGAAGCCCGACGAGATGGTGGTCATCGTCGAGGATCTGATGAAGCTCCTCGACGGCATCTCGGCAACCTACCGTCGGGGCAAACACCCCGACCGGCGTGAGGCGGCCAAGATCGCGCAGCTCCTGCGTGTTGTGGCCGACGACCTGGATGCGTGA
- the rfbB gene encoding dTDP-glucose 4,6-dehydratase: MKVLITGGAGFIGSWFVRDILAGRASGYEHAHVTVLDKFTYAGERRNLPREDDRLTVIAGDLADAHLTAELVPGHDLVVNFAAETHVDRSIVAPRDFMRTNALGVETLMHACVQGGIPRVLHVSTDEVYGSIERGRWDERAPVDPSSPYSAAKAAGDMIALAYARTYGLPVSVTRCGNNYGPRQFPEKLVPLFVTNLLEGRPVPLYGDGLNVRDWIHVSDHCAAIRLVAEKGVPGAVYHVAGTAELTNREMVDLILRTCGESWDRVETVPDRPGHDYRYSLDDSRLRALGYSPQVGVEEGMADTVHWYETHHRWWRPKKRESGLPRTRGV, encoded by the coding sequence ATGAAGGTGCTTATCACCGGCGGCGCCGGATTCATCGGTTCGTGGTTCGTCCGGGACATCTTGGCCGGGCGAGCCTCCGGTTATGAGCACGCCCATGTCACAGTCCTCGACAAATTCACCTACGCCGGAGAGCGGCGGAACCTCCCGCGCGAGGACGACCGCCTCACCGTGATCGCGGGCGACCTCGCCGACGCACACCTCACGGCAGAGCTTGTGCCCGGCCACGACCTTGTCGTCAATTTCGCCGCCGAGACCCACGTGGACCGTTCCATCGTCGCCCCGCGCGACTTCATGAGGACCAACGCGCTGGGCGTGGAGACCCTCATGCACGCGTGTGTGCAGGGGGGTATCCCCCGTGTGCTCCATGTGTCCACGGACGAGGTGTACGGGTCCATCGAGCGCGGACGCTGGGACGAGCGCGCCCCCGTCGACCCGAGCTCTCCCTACTCGGCGGCGAAGGCCGCGGGCGACATGATCGCCCTGGCCTACGCACGCACGTACGGGCTGCCCGTGAGTGTGACCAGGTGCGGCAACAACTACGGTCCCCGCCAGTTCCCGGAGAAGCTCGTTCCCCTCTTCGTGACCAACCTGCTGGAGGGGAGACCGGTGCCGCTCTACGGCGACGGGCTCAACGTTCGGGACTGGATCCATGTGTCCGACCACTGCGCGGCGATCCGCCTGGTCGCCGAGAAGGGGGTTCCCGGCGCCGTCTACCACGTGGCGGGCACCGCCGAGCTCACCAACCGGGAGATGGTGGACCTGATCTTGCGCACGTGCGGAGAGTCCTGGGACCGGGTCGAGACCGTGCCGGACCGTCCGGGCCACGACTACCGGTACTCGCTGGACGACTCACGGCTCCGAGCCCTCGGCTACTCCCCGCAAGTCGGCGTCGAGGAGGGGATGGCGGACACCGTGCACTGGTACGAGACCCACCACCGGTGGTGGCGTCCGAAGAAGAGGGAGAGCGGTCTTCCCCGGACCAGGGGTGTGTGA
- a CDS encoding GntR family transcriptional regulator, protein MEYDPTQPKWQQIADVLRERINSGEYPPQHLISEVQLESEFEVARVTVRKAVRALREEGRVVTTPGMGSFVAESDAGE, encoded by the coding sequence GTGGAGTACGACCCGACCCAGCCGAAGTGGCAGCAAATCGCCGACGTCCTGCGTGAACGGATCAACTCGGGCGAGTACCCGCCGCAACACCTCATCTCGGAGGTGCAGCTCGAATCGGAGTTCGAGGTAGCCCGGGTGACCGTACGCAAAGCGGTGCGGGCACTCCGGGAGGAAGGGCGTGTAGTGACCACGCCGGGGATGGGCTCCTTCGTCGCCGAGTCGGACGCGGGTGAGTAG
- a CDS encoding glycerophosphodiester phosphodiesterase family protein — protein MRTNTQEPSIEIISHRGASGHRPEHTLASYELGARFGGDFIEIDLVATADGHLVARHDPEIGSTTDIAERAEFAERRTTKVIDGAEITGWFAEDLTLAELKTLRATERLPRVRPDNAAHDGEYEIPTLREIIDLAKKLTAELGRPVGVYPETKHPAYHRSIGLALEPPLEAALRANGLHGPEPEVPVYLQSFEADSLRALAEVELPLVFLMGTEKHWRRYRTPEGLAEVASFAHAIGPAKDLVIARDSEDNLTEPTSLVDDAHEAGLLVHPFTFRSENRFLPANFRSGDDPNAYGGFAAEYEAFFEVGVDGVFTDHSRHAFLARELFEQGE, from the coding sequence GTGCGCACGAACACGCAGGAGCCCAGCATCGAGATCATCTCGCACCGGGGCGCGTCGGGCCACCGACCCGAGCACACGCTCGCCTCCTACGAGCTGGGTGCGCGCTTCGGTGGCGACTTCATCGAGATCGACCTGGTGGCCACGGCGGATGGGCACCTGGTCGCGCGGCACGACCCGGAGATCGGGAGCACCACCGACATCGCGGAGCGCGCCGAGTTCGCCGAACGCAGGACCACCAAGGTCATCGACGGCGCCGAGATCACCGGCTGGTTCGCCGAGGACCTCACCCTGGCCGAGCTGAAGACGCTGCGCGCCACCGAGCGGCTGCCGCGCGTCCGGCCGGACAACGCGGCGCACGACGGCGAGTACGAGATCCCGACCCTGCGCGAGATCATCGACCTCGCGAAGAAGCTCACCGCTGAACTCGGCCGACCGGTCGGTGTCTACCCCGAGACCAAGCACCCCGCCTACCACCGCTCCATCGGTCTGGCCCTGGAGCCGCCGCTGGAAGCCGCGCTGCGTGCGAACGGGCTGCACGGCCCGGAACCCGAGGTCCCGGTCTACCTGCAGTCCTTCGAGGCCGACAGCCTGCGCGCGCTGGCGGAGGTCGAGCTGCCCCTGGTCTTCCTGATGGGCACCGAGAAGCACTGGCGGCGCTACCGCACCCCCGAGGGCCTGGCCGAGGTGGCGTCCTTCGCCCACGCCATCGGCCCGGCCAAGGACCTGGTCATCGCCCGCGACAGCGAGGACAACCTGACCGAGCCCACGTCGCTGGTGGACGACGCGCACGAGGCCGGCCTGCTGGTGCACCCGTTCACCTTCCGCAGCGAGAACCGGTTCCTGCCCGCGAACTTCCGCTCCGGCGACGACCCGAACGCCTACGGCGGCTTCGCCGCCGAGTACGAGGCGTTCTTCGAGGTCGGAGTGGACGGTGTCTTCACCGACCACTCGCGGCACGCGTTCCTGGCCCGGGAGCTGTTCGAGCAGGGCGAGTGA